Below is a window of Alphaproteobacteria bacterium DNA.
CGCGCGCACAGGAAATAACCGGCGACATTGATGCGGAACACGTCGTCCAGCGTCTTGGCGTCGATATTTTCGATCGTGCATTTGCGCACGGTGTCGCTGGCGCTGTTGACCAGATGCGTGACCGGGCCCAGCGCCTTGTCGGTTTCGGCGAACAGGCGGACGATATCGGCTTCCGCGCCCATATCGGCCTGAACGGCGATCGCGCGTTGACCGCCGCGCACGATGTCCTCGACGACCTTCTCGGCGGGCGCACGGTTGTTCTTGTAGGTCAGGGCCACGTCGTAGCCCGCCGCACCCGCCAAACGCGCGATCGACGCGCCGATGCCACGGCTCGCCCCCGTCACTACGAGAACTCTTCTGTTACCGGCCGACATCGTCGCTCCTCGCGTTGTTCCGCTCACTTCAAACCCAGAATCTGGCGTGCCTCGCGTGGGGTCGCGACCGTGCCACCCAGATCGCGCACGATACGCACGGCCTTGGTCACCAAAGCCGCGTTGTCGGGCGCCAGGACGCCTCTTTCGAGATAGACATTGTCTTCGAGACCGACGCGCACTTGGCCGCCCAGCAGGAAGGCCTGGGCCAGCATCGGATACTCGAAACGGCCGATACCAAAGGCGCTCCACACCGCGCCCGGCGGCAGAATGCTCTGCACATAGGCGAGTGTTTGCGGCGACGCATCGACGCCGTATTTGACGCCCATGACCAATTGGAAGAACGGCGTGCCGGGCAGAGCGCCTTCCTTGATCAGATCCTTGGCGAGATGGATATCGCCGGTATCGAAGCATTCGAGTTCCGGCTTCACGCCCGATTCCACGATCAGCTTTGCCATGCGGCGCAGATTGGTCGGCGTGTTGATGACGACCTGCGCACCCGAATTCATCGTGTTGAAGTCGAGGCTACAGATCTCCGGCTTCAGCGCAACGATATGTTCCACACGCCGCTCGGGCGTGGTCAGCGTCGTGCCCGGGGCCGCGACCTTGGGCTCGTCCGGCGACGGCACGAAACGCCCGCCGGGGCCCGTGGTCAGATTGATGACCATGTCGGGGGCACCCGCGCGCACGCCCTCGACCACCTGGCGATAGAGATCGAGTTCCATGCTGGGTGCGGCCGTCACGGGATCGCGCACATGAATATGCGCGATCGCCGCCCCGGCCTTGGCCGCGTCGACGCAAGCCTTGACGATCTCCGCCGGTGTCGTCGGCAGTTCCGGATGGTCCTTGCGGGTCGTGATATTGCCGGTAACGGCGCAGGTGAGGATCGTGGCCATGTTCAAGCCTTCGCGTGGCGTTCGATGGCGCGGTCGATGGCGACCGGCAGTTTCTCGGCGATTTCGGCGACATGGGACTCGTCGATCACATAAGGCGGGGCGAGCAGCACATGCGCGCCGCGCTTGCCGTCGATCGTGCCGGATGACGGATAGACCATCAGGCCGAGATCCAGTGCCGCCGCCTTGACGCCCGCCGCGATGGCCCCGCCGCGCTCGAACGGCTTCTTGGTCGCGCGATCTTCGACCAGTTCCAGCGCCATCAGCAGGCCGCGCCCGCGAATGTCGCCGACATGCGGATGATTGGCGAAATGCTCGTCGAAGATGCCGCGCAACTGGCGACCGCGCTTCTGGACGTTGGCGAGCAGGCCTTGCTTCTCGACGACGTCGAGCACGGCCAAAGCCGCCGCCGCTCCGCACGCATGGCCCATATAGGTGTGGCTATGCGCGACGGCGCCCGAGCCATCTTCCATCGCCTCGACGATCTTGGGCGCGAGCAGAACCGAGGCGATCGGCTGATAGCCCGCCCCCAGCCCCTTCGCGATGACGGCGATGTCGGGCGCGATTCCTTCCTGCTCGAACGCGAACCAAGTGCCCGTGCGGCCCGAGCCCGACATCACCTCGTCGAGGATCAGCAGCACACCGTATTTGTCGCAGATCTCGCGGATGCGCTTGAAGTAGCCCGCCGCACCGGGGGCGGCCCCCAGCGTGGCACCGGTCACCGTCTCGGCGACGAAGGCCGCGATGTTCTCCGGCCCTTCGCGCAGGATTTCGGTTTCCAGCTCGTCCGCGACGCGGCACGCGTATTGCGCTTCCGTCTCGCCATCGCGCTTGTCGCGATAGAGATAGCAGGGCGCGATATGCGCGACCGAAAACATATAGGGCAGATAGGGCGCGCTGCGCACCGCGTGGTTGCCGATCGACAACGTGCCCAGCGTGTTGCCGTGGAAGCTTTGGCGGCGCGCGATGAACTTGCTGCGCGACGTCTCGCCTTTTTCGACGAAATACTGGCGCGCGTTCTTCAGCGCCGCTTCCATCCCTTCCGACCCGCCGCAATAGAAGCTGGCGCGCGCGAAAGCACCGGGCACAATCCCGGTCAGGCGCGTGGCCAGCGTTTCCAGCACATCGGCGGTGAAGTAGCCGGTATGGGCGAAAGCGAACGCGTCGAGCTGACGCTTGATCGCGTCGATCACCGTGCGGTCGGAATGACCGAGGCAGGACACGGCCGCCCCGCCACACGCATCGAGATAGCGCCGGCCGGCCTGATCGACAAAGTAGACGCCGTCGCCCTTGGCGGCGAGCGGCGGCACCTTGCGCACTTCGCGGTGCAGGACGCGGCTCGTATTCGCGTTCGCCATCGCTTCGGCTCCTTAGCGCGACTTTTCCATGATCGTGTGCGACTGCTCGCGCATGAATTGCGGCAGATCGTAGGGACCGAAGCCCCCCTTGCCGGAAACCCCGGACCCCTTCCAGCCGGCGAAGGTCTGGTAGGTGGGCCATGCACCCGTCGTGGCGCCCGACGCGCGGTTGGCGTAAAGCACGCCCGCTTCCGCGCGGTCGAGGAAGAGTTGCAGCTCCGCCTTGTCTTCGGCGTAGGCGCCGGCGGTCAGGCCGTATTTTACCGAATTGCCCGTATCGATCGCCGTTTCTAGATCGTCATAGGGCACGAGGGCGATGAACGGCAGGAACAGCTCGTCCGTCAGCAGGCGATGCCCGGCGGGGAGGCCCGCGACGATCGTCGGCTCGACATAGAAACCACGATCGAAAATGCCGCCCGACACGCGCTTTCCGCCATGCAGGATTTTGCCGTCCTTGGCGGCGTCGGCGGCGGCCTTCAGATAGGTATCGAGCGCGTCCTTCGAAATAATCGGGCCGATGAACGTGCCCGACTCGCGCGGATCGCCGATCGTCAGTTTCTTGGTGAAGGCCAGCAGTTTCGCGACGAATGCGTCATAGACCTTTCGGTCAATATAGGCGACCTCGGCGGCACTGCATTTCTGGCCCTGCAATCCGAACGCGGAGCGCGCGACACCTTCCGCCGCGATTTCGAGATCGGCCGACTTGGTCACGTAGACCGGATTCTTGCCGCCCATTTCGACGATCACGGGGCGCATATACGGCCCTTGCGCGAATTGACGGAAGATCGACATGCCGACATCGTGCGAGCCGGTGAAGGCGATCGCATCGATGCCCTTGGCCGAAGCGACCAATGGCCCGGCCTTGTCGCCGCACACCATGTTGACCACGCCGGCGGGCACACCCGCATCGGCCAGGATCTTCACCAGCAGGCTAGCGGTCAAACCGGCGGCGGGGCTGGGCTTGTAGACAACCGCATTGCCCGAGACGATCGACGGAATGATCATCTTGAACGACAACGCGACGGGGAAGTTGAACGGCGCGATCACGCCGAACACGCCATAAGGCTTCAGCACCGTCACCGTGCGCTCCTCAGGCACGGCGCGCGACAGCGTCGTCTCGAAGCCCTGGTTCTTTTCGAAATCCGCGCAGAAATGGCGGATCATGTCGACGGCTTCCTCGACTTCGCCCATCGCTTCCAGGCGCGACTTGCCGACTTCGAGCAGATTGGCGACGCCGAGCTCGTATTTGCGCGCCTCCAGGATCGTCGCGGCTCGGCGCAGGATCGACAGGCGCACCGACCAATGCAGCCCGTACCAGCCGGGCTGGGCCTTGCGCGCGGCGGCGACGGCGCGCGCGACCGCCGCTTCCGAGGCGTCGAAGAATGTTCCAAGTTGTACTTTATCGTCGAAGGGGGCCGGTACCGTATAGGCAGCGCCGTCGCGATCTTCCTTGCCGTCGATCACGTTCGGGATCGTCTTGCCCAGGCCCGCGACGAATTCAGGAATATAGCCATCCAGAAGCTTGTGAACGCCAGCGAAATTCTCGCGGACATTCGAGTAGGTGACCCGCGGCAACACTTCGGCCAATGGCATGTCCCTGTTCCTTCGCTTGTTCGAACGGGGACATTATTAGTTCTATATAGAACATTTGTCAATGCGCCGGAATTTGCGGAAACCCGTAGGATCACGCAATTTCGTACGCAACCAACGGGACCGACACTCGGCGCATTATCTTTGCAATGGAACTTTCCCGCCGTACCGAATCGGGTATTATCCGGAGCAGTACTGGAGCCGAAAACCGAGATGCCGCAAGCAGATCACGCAAAAATTCTGGAGCAGAGCGAAGTCCGTTTCGGATACCGCATCGCCGTGCTGGCGAACTGGTATCGCGGCCCAGGCTATAAATTGATCGAACAGCGGCACGGCATCACCGAGCCCGAATGCAGCGTTTTGTTCTGCGTCGGCCACTCCAACGAGCTGACCGCGACCGATGTGTGCCACATCACCGGCCGGCCGCGGAACAGCATGAGCCGCGCGATCCACATTCTGCTGCGCAAGAAGTTGATGGCGCGCGAATCCGATCCCGGCGACGCGCGGCGTAAAATCCTGCGGCTGACCAAACCGGGCCACGCGCTCTACCGTCAGATCGTCCCGGTCTTCGTGGAGAGCGAGCGCAATATGCTAACGCCGCTCAGCCTGTCGGAGATTTCCGATCTCGACCGGCTGCTGACCAAGATGATCGCGCACACGGCGCAGTCGCACAAAATCTACTGATCACGCTTCGCCGGCGGGTGCCGCGAAAACGCGGCTCGATGCGGCGTTCCAGCCCACGGCGAGCGTGGCGCCTTCGCGCACGCCGTATTTGCCGAAACTCGCCGACGGCGCCTTCAGCAGTATCTCGCGCGCGCCCAATTGGCAGGGCACCAGCACGTGATCGCCGTTGTAGACGATATCGCGCACGATCACGTCGGCGCGATTGTCGACCGGGCCTTGCGGGGCGAGTTCCAGCAATTCGGGCCGAATCGTGACCAGCGCGCGGTCGCCCGGTTTGAGATTGGTGCCGGGCTCGGCCAGGATCGGCACGCCGCCGTCGAGCAGAATGCGCCGCCCGCCCTCGCCCGCTTCGACGCGGCCGTAGAGCGAGTTGTTCTCGCCGACGAAGCGCGCGACGAAAGGCGTCGCCGGCCGCTCGTAGATTTCCGCCGGCGATGCGATCTGTTCGATCCGCCCGCGATTGAACACGGCAATACGATCCGACATCGTCAACGCTTCGGATTGGTCGTGCGTGACGTAAACAGCCGTCATGCCGACCTGGGCGTGGATACGCTTGATTTCAAGCTGCATGGACTCCCGCAAACGGCGATCGAGTGCGCCGAGCGGCTCGTCCATCAGCACCAAGCGCGGTTCGAACACCAGGGCCCGCGCCAACGCCACGCGCTGCTGCTGGCCGCCGGATAGTTGGGCGGGATAGCGCGCCGCGAACTCGGTCAGATGCACCTTATTCAGGGCCGCCGCCACTTTGCGCGCGGCTTCTGCACGGTCCATTTTGCGCTGGCGCAACGGAAAAGCGAGATTCTCCGCGACCGTCATATGCGGGAACAGCGCGTAGTTCTGAAATACGACGCCGATATTGCGCTTATGCGGCGGGTCGCGCGTGATCGATTGGTCGCCGACCAGGATATCGCCCGCATCCGGCGATTCGAATCCGGCCAGCATCATCAGGCAGGTCGTCTTGCCCGAGCCCGAAGGCCCGAGCAGCGTCAGGAACTCGCCCTCGACGATATCGAGATCGAGCCCGTCGACCACCGGAGTACGGCCGTCATAGCTTTTGGCGATCTTGGAGAAGCGCACGAAATCGCGCCGCGGCGCCGACGACATTCTATTCCTCCGCGTTGCGAAGTTTTTCCCCACGCCGACGCAAATACTCGACGCACAGCATCAGGGAACACGAGACGACGATCAAAACGAGTGAGATGGCGACGAGCGACGGCGTGATTTCGTCGCGCAGGCCGCTGAACAATTGGCGCGGCAGCGTCAATGTCGAGGGTGACGAGACGAACAACGCGACGACGACCTCGTCGAACGAGGTGACGAAGGCGAAGACCGCCCCCGACGCCACGCCGGGCGCGATCAAAGGCAGCGTTACTTGCCGGAAAGTCGCGATCGGCCCCGCGCCCAGCGACGCCGCCGCGCGCGCGAGATTTGGATCGAAGCCCTTCAGGCTTGCCGTCACGGGGATAACGACGAAGGGCAACGCCAAACCGGCATGAGCCAGGACGATGCCGAAGAAGGAACCGTGCAAGCCCACGCGCGCCAGTACGAGCGTGGCGGCCAGCGCCACGATCACGACCGGCATCACCATGGGCGACAGCAGCAAGCCGCGCACGATCGCCTTGCCGGGGAAATTGGCGCTTTCCAGGCCGAACGCCGCCAGCGTGCCCAGTGGTACTGCGATCGCAACCGTCAGCACGCCGATGATCAGGCTGTTGCGCAGGGCGAACATCCACGGATAGGCGGCGAAGACGACGTCGAACCAGCGCAGCGAGACTCCCGGCAGCGGATAGGACAACGACGTGCCCGAGCTGAAGCCGATCGGCAGGATCGCGACGATCGGTCCCAGCAGGAAGGCGAGGACCAGGGCGCTCCACGCGGCGAGGGCGAAATTGATGCGCGGTCGCATGATCGTCAACCCATCGAGACGCCGCCTGCCTTCAAGGCGCGGCGCAGAACGGCGAAAGCGACCACGGTCATCGCCAGCAGGACCAGCGAAATCGCCGAGGCCATCGACCAATTCGCTTGATCGAGCGCGAAACGCGCGATCACGCCGCTTTCCATCTGGTCGGTCGGGCCACCGACAAGGGCGGGCGTGACATAGAAACCGAGACCGAGCACGAAGGTCATCAGGCACCCCGCCGACACGCCCGGCAGCGACAGCGGCAGATAGACTTGCGCGAACGCGGCGAAAGGCTTGGCGCCGAGCGACGCGGCCGCGGGTACGAGATTGCGCGGGATCGCCTTCATCGTCGCGTAGATCGGCAGGATCATGAACGGCAGCAGCACGTGGATCATCGCCACGTAGACGCCGAAGCGGTTATAGATCAGCGTCAAGGGCGCGTCGATCAAGCCGATCGCCTGCAGGAAGCCGTTCACCATGCCGTTGGGCTGCAGCACGATCACCCAGGCGGCGGTACGCACCAGGATCGACGTCCAAAACGGGATCAGCAGCGCGAAGATCAGCGCCCGCCCGATCGCCGGCGACGCAGCAGCAATGACGTAGGCGAAAGGATAACCCAGGATCATGCAGCCCAGCGTGACGACGAAGCAGATCCAGAACGTGCGCAGGATGAAGTCGATATAGACCCGGCGATCTTCGGGCGCGCGTTCGAGCTTGCCCTCATCGTTCCAGCGCAGATCGAGTGCCGCAAGGACGTAGTAGCTCGTGATCGGGCGCAGCGCGTCGCGCATCGTGCGCCAATAGCTCGCCTGCCCCCAGCGCGTATCGAGTGCCGCGAAATCCGCAACCGACGGCGCGGCGGGCAAGGAATCCGCATTGCGCTTAGCGGCGAGCAGCAACGAACGATAGCCGCCGATGCGGTTGTTGAGATCGCGCGCGACCTCGGCCACCGTCGTGGTTTCGACGGCGCGCAGGTCGGCGGCGAAAGCGGCAGCGGCGGCATCCGGGATCGGCGCTTCGCCGTTCCAATCGGCCAGAACTGTCGCCGTGCGCGGCAGGTGGAAGCGCGCGGTGCCGCCGTCGACGGCGCGATAGAGCACGCCCGCGATGGGTGCGGCGAACGTCAGAAGGATGAAAACGACGGCGGGCAGCGTCAACATTGCCGCCCGCAATCCGGCGCGCCGGGCCGAGCTTCGGGCGCCCGATCCCAGGGCGCCCGAACTCGTTTCCGTACTTGCGAGACTTACCGACATTCGTCCTTATTATCGGACCAGGATCAGCGCGCCAACCAGGCGTTCCAGCGTTCGGTCAGGCGATCGGCGTTGTCGGCCCAGAAGCCTTTGGCTTCCGGCGTCGACAGGCTGAGCGCGCCGGCGACCGACTCGCCGATCGGCAGGATGGCCTTGGCGGCGGGCGTGATCAGCGGTTCGGCCGCCGCGACGGTCGGCGAATAGGCGAAGCTGTTCGAGAAATTCGCCTGCGCCTGCGGCGATGCTGCGATCTTCATGAACTGATAGGCCGCGTCGACCTTGGGCGAACCGGCGACGATCGCCCAGAAGTCCGTGCCGGTCATGCCAGGCTTGAATGCCATCTTGAAGTTCCGGCCGGTCTTGGCTGCGGCCGAAATACGCGCGTTGGGCGCGAAGACCATCGAAACCGTACCCGCCCCGAGCAGTTCGGGAGTTTGGGCCGGCGCTTCCCACCACACGACTTGCGACTTGATCGCGTCGAGCTTGCGGAACGCGCGATTGACACCTTCCTCGGTCGACAATGTCTTGTAGACGTCCTTCGGCGCGACACCTTCGGCCAGCAACGCGAGTTCGAGATTGTAGAGCGGACCCTTGCGCAGGCCGCGGCGGCCCGGCCATTTTTGCGTGTTCCAGAAATCGGCCAGCGACGTCGGCGCTTCCTTCAGAACGTCGGCGTCGTAGGCGAGCGCGAACGCGTAGGTATAGGAGCCCACGCCGCAATCGGTCGCCATACCAGGCAGAAAACCGGTGCGCGGCGTGCCCACACGGGCGAAATCGATCTTAAGGAACGTGCCGTCGTCGCAGCCCGCTTGCAGCACGCCGGCCTCGACGTTCACCACGTCCCAAACCACGTCCTTGCTGGCTTTCATCGCCTCGAACTTGGCCATGCCGCCGAGATAGACGTCTTCCTTGAAGGCTTCCTTCGTCGCTGCGGCGAAGGGCTTCAGATACGCTTCGCGCTGCGCTTCCTGCAGGCCACCGCCCCAGCCGGCATAGGTGAAATCGCGCGCCGCGGCCGAGCCGGCGGCGAAGATGATCGCGGCGGCAAAAAAAGCGGCCTGCGTCCGGAATTTCTGCACATCAAACATAGATGGCCTCACCTGTTCGTGGTTGATCCGGCCGGACGGTGGGCCCGTCTTCGACCGTTGCGAAACAATATGTACCAAAAGGAACAAGTTTTCGGAAGCGAGAATCGTAAGCGTCCCGTGTTTCGTATCTGGCGGGATCGCGGGCAACACGCGAAAGACATCCCCCCGATGCCGCGTATAACCGAGATATTAACAAGCAAATCGAACGGGATAGAGATGTATGCCACACTGCGGCGGCGCCGGCGGACGCACGCGGAATTCGATGGACGCCGCGCACCAAAAAAGTACTATTTGGAACATACATCCCGCCCGAAGGCTCCTCATGAATCGCATCGTCGACAGCCACGCCCACGTCTTCTGCGGCCCCGATCTGCCGCTGTCGGACAAGCGTCTTTACACCCCCGAACCTTGCCAAGCGGGTCGCGTCGAGGATTTCGCCGCCGTGTTGGATGCGCATGGCGTGACGCATGCGCTGATCGTCGGCGCCCAGCCCTATCACACCGATAACCGCTGCCTGCTGCGGGCGATCGAAACCGGACGCGGCCGATTCAAGGGTATAGCCCTGGTCGATGGCGATACGCCGATGCGCGAACTCGAAACCTTGAAGGCGGCGGGCATCGTGGGCTTCCGGATCAATGTCAGCTGGGACGGCCA
It encodes the following:
- a CDS encoding SDR family oxidoreductase, encoding MSAGNRRVLVVTGASRGIGASIARLAGAAGYDVALTYKNNRAPAEKVVEDIVRGGQRAIAVQADMGAEADIVRLFAETDKALGPVTHLVNSASDTVRKCTIENIDAKTLDDVFRINVAGYFLCAREAIKRMSIKHGGKGGAIVNISSVAALRANPFDWVHYGASKGAIDTFTVGLALEGVDHGIRCNAVRPGPIDTDMNTPEHFAKIEATVPMKRVGQPSEVAEAVLFLLSDKASFCTGSVLNVSGGRF
- a CDS encoding 3-keto-5-aminohexanoate cleavage protein; the protein is MATILTCAVTGNITTRKDHPELPTTPAEIVKACVDAAKAGAAIAHIHVRDPVTAAPSMELDLYRQVVEGVRAGAPDMVINLTTGPGGRFVPSPDEPKVAAPGTTLTTPERRVEHIVALKPEICSLDFNTMNSGAQVVINTPTNLRRMAKLIVESGVKPELECFDTGDIHLAKDLIKEGALPGTPFFQLVMGVKYGVDASPQTLAYVQSILPPGAVWSAFGIGRFEYPMLAQAFLLGGQVRVGLEDNVYLERGVLAPDNAALVTKAVRIVRDLGGTVATPREARQILGLK
- a CDS encoding aspartate aminotransferase family protein, whose translation is MANANTSRVLHREVRKVPPLAAKGDGVYFVDQAGRRYLDACGGAAVSCLGHSDRTVIDAIKRQLDAFAFAHTGYFTADVLETLATRLTGIVPGAFARASFYCGGSEGMEAALKNARQYFVEKGETSRSKFIARRQSFHGNTLGTLSIGNHAVRSAPYLPYMFSVAHIAPCYLYRDKRDGETEAQYACRVADELETEILREGPENIAAFVAETVTGATLGAAPGAAGYFKRIREICDKYGVLLILDEVMSGSGRTGTWFAFEQEGIAPDIAVIAKGLGAGYQPIASVLLAPKIVEAMEDGSGAVAHSHTYMGHACGAAAALAVLDVVEKQGLLANVQKRGRQLRGIFDEHFANHPHVGDIRGRGLLMALELVEDRATKKPFERGGAIAAGVKAAALDLGLMVYPSSGTIDGKRGAHVLLAPPYVIDESHVAEIAEKLPVAIDRAIERHAKA
- a CDS encoding aldehyde dehydrogenase family protein codes for the protein MPLAEVLPRVTYSNVRENFAGVHKLLDGYIPEFVAGLGKTIPNVIDGKEDRDGAAYTVPAPFDDKVQLGTFFDASEAAVARAVAAARKAQPGWYGLHWSVRLSILRRAATILEARKYELGVANLLEVGKSRLEAMGEVEEAVDMIRHFCADFEKNQGFETTLSRAVPEERTVTVLKPYGVFGVIAPFNFPVALSFKMIIPSIVSGNAVVYKPSPAAGLTASLLVKILADAGVPAGVVNMVCGDKAGPLVASAKGIDAIAFTGSHDVGMSIFRQFAQGPYMRPVIVEMGGKNPVYVTKSADLEIAAEGVARSAFGLQGQKCSAAEVAYIDRKVYDAFVAKLLAFTKKLTIGDPRESGTFIGPIISKDALDTYLKAAADAAKDGKILHGGKRVSGGIFDRGFYVEPTIVAGLPAGHRLLTDELFLPFIALVPYDDLETAIDTGNSVKYGLTAGAYAEDKAELQLFLDRAEAGVLYANRASGATTGAWPTYQTFAGWKGSGVSGKGGFGPYDLPQFMREQSHTIMEKSR
- a CDS encoding winged helix-turn-helix transcriptional regulator, which gives rise to MPQADHAKILEQSEVRFGYRIAVLANWYRGPGYKLIEQRHGITEPECSVLFCVGHSNELTATDVCHITGRPRNSMSRAIHILLRKKLMARESDPGDARRKILRLTKPGHALYRQIVPVFVESERNMLTPLSLSEISDLDRLLTKMIAHTAQSHKIY
- a CDS encoding ABC transporter ATP-binding protein, which gives rise to MSSAPRRDFVRFSKIAKSYDGRTPVVDGLDLDIVEGEFLTLLGPSGSGKTTCLMMLAGFESPDAGDILVGDQSITRDPPHKRNIGVVFQNYALFPHMTVAENLAFPLRQRKMDRAEAARKVAAALNKVHLTEFAARYPAQLSGGQQQRVALARALVFEPRLVLMDEPLGALDRRLRESMQLEIKRIHAQVGMTAVYVTHDQSEALTMSDRIAVFNRGRIEQIASPAEIYERPATPFVARFVGENNSLYGRVEAGEGGRRILLDGGVPILAEPGTNLKPGDRALVTIRPELLELAPQGPVDNRADVIVRDIVYNGDHVLVPCQLGAREILLKAPSASFGKYGVREGATLAVGWNAASSRVFAAPAGEA
- a CDS encoding ABC transporter permease, with amino-acid sequence MRPRINFALAAWSALVLAFLLGPIVAILPIGFSSGTSLSYPLPGVSLRWFDVVFAAYPWMFALRNSLIIGVLTVAIAVPLGTLAAFGLESANFPGKAIVRGLLLSPMVMPVVIVALAATLVLARVGLHGSFFGIVLAHAGLALPFVVIPVTASLKGFDPNLARAAASLGAGPIATFRQVTLPLIAPGVASGAVFAFVTSFDEVVVALFVSSPSTLTLPRQLFSGLRDEITPSLVAISLVLIVVSCSLMLCVEYLRRRGEKLRNAEE
- a CDS encoding ABC transporter permease; the encoded protein is MLTLPAVVFILLTFAAPIAGVLYRAVDGGTARFHLPRTATVLADWNGEAPIPDAAAAAFAADLRAVETTTVAEVARDLNNRIGGYRSLLLAAKRNADSLPAAPSVADFAALDTRWGQASYWRTMRDALRPITSYYVLAALDLRWNDEGKLERAPEDRRVYIDFILRTFWICFVVTLGCMILGYPFAYVIAAASPAIGRALIFALLIPFWTSILVRTAAWVIVLQPNGMVNGFLQAIGLIDAPLTLIYNRFGVYVAMIHVLLPFMILPIYATMKAIPRNLVPAAASLGAKPFAAFAQVYLPLSLPGVSAGCLMTFVLGLGFYVTPALVGGPTDQMESGVIARFALDQANWSMASAISLVLLAMTVVAFAVLRRALKAGGVSMG
- a CDS encoding polyamine ABC transporter substrate-binding protein, translated to MFDVQKFRTQAAFFAAAIIFAAGSAAARDFTYAGWGGGLQEAQREAYLKPFAAATKEAFKEDVYLGGMAKFEAMKASKDVVWDVVNVEAGVLQAGCDDGTFLKIDFARVGTPRTGFLPGMATDCGVGSYTYAFALAYDADVLKEAPTSLADFWNTQKWPGRRGLRKGPLYNLELALLAEGVAPKDVYKTLSTEEGVNRAFRKLDAIKSQVVWWEAPAQTPELLGAGTVSMVFAPNARISAAAKTGRNFKMAFKPGMTGTDFWAIVAGSPKVDAAYQFMKIAASPQAQANFSNSFAYSPTVAAAEPLITPAAKAILPIGESVAGALSLSTPEAKGFWADNADRLTERWNAWLAR